GAGCGTTCCCAGCCCTGGCATCTGACGCAGCGGGATCCACAGCAGCAGCACCGCAGCGCCGGTCAAAATAATCACCGTACCGATGGTCATCCCCAGCTGTAATCCCACCCCAAGGTGAAACACATCCCACGGGTCAACCCCCAGATCCGAACGAATAAACATCGCGGTTGAAAGCCCATACAGGCCTAAACCAACGTACAGTTGCAGCAGACGACGTACCATTTTTAGCTTCTCCAGTGAACCAGGCTTTCATCTTGTTCGAAAATGGCACTATGATTAATGTCCAGTTTTCAAATAGTGGACTGCATATGTCATCACGCCGTTTCGGAAGTCAGTCGCTGGTTCGCCTTTTGGGCCACTGGCAACAAACCCCGTCCCGAACCCCACTCTGGCGACAGCTGGCCGACGCCTTGCGTCTGCTGATCCTCGACGGCAGGCTGGCGTTGAGTACGCGCCTGCCCGGTGAACGCGAACTGGCCACGGCGTTAGATGTAAGCCGGACGACCATCAGTAGCGCGCTGGCCCATCTGCGAGAGGAAGGGTATCTGGAGAGCCGACACGGCAGCGGTTCACGGGTGATCCTGCCCGATACCCGTGCCGTACCGACGCTTTCAGCGGCAAGTGCGGCGCTGGATCTCTCCACTGCCGCCCTGAATGCCGGGCCAGAGATCCACCAGGCTTACACCTGGGCGCTCACCGCAATCACCCAGCACCTTGCGCTGACCGGTTACGACCAGCTCGGTCTGGCGGCTCTGCGTGAAGCCATTGCCGCCCGCTATACCGCGCGCGGGCTGCCGACCCGGGCTGACGAAGTGATGGTGGTCAATGGCGCCGTCAGTGGTTTTGCGCTGGTATTGCGGATGATGACTGGTCCGGGCGATCGCGTGGTGGTCGATCACCCTACCTATCCGCTGGCGATTGCGGCTATTGAGGGGGCGCTGTGTCGGCCGGTGGGCGTGTCATTACCGGAAACCGGCTGGGACACGGATGGCTTTGCGGCCACGCTGGCTCAGACTGCACCGCACCTGGCGTACCTGATGCCGGATTTTCATAACCCGACAGGACGATGTATGGATATCGCCACCCGCCAGGCGATAACCGACATTGCGGCAAACACCCGCACCACGCTGGTGGTCGACGAAACGATGGTCGATCTCTGGTTTGAGGCACCGCCGCCACCGCCTCTGGCGTCGTTTAACCCGCAGGCAACGGTGATCACGCTGGGTTCGGCCGGAAAAAGCTTCTGGGGCGGGCTGCGTCTCGGCTGGATCCGCGCCTCTTCACGCACCATTGCTACGCTTGCCCAGACGCGTGACACGCTGGATTTAGGCTCGCCGCTGCTGGAACAGCTGGCGACACTGTGGCTTATCAACAACAGCGAGACATTTCTGCCTGCGCGCCGGAAGATGCTGACAGAGCGACGCGACCGCTGCGGTGAGTTGCTGCGCGAACATTTCCCGCAGTGGCGGTTTCAGGAGGCCGAAGGTGGGCTTTCCTACTGGATCGAACTGCCGGGCATGCAGGCGACGCAGCTTGCCGCACGTGCAGAGATGTTGGGGATTAATCTGGGAACCGGCACGCGGTTTGGTTTATCGGGGGCGTTTGACCGCTATCTACGTATGCCCTTCTCGCTTGAGCCGGCAGAGCTTGAGCAGGCGCTACTGAGAATCAAACCGTTGTGGCTTGCATTAAATAAAACAGCGCCATCGATAAAACGCAGCCTGGTTTGATATTAAAAAATTTGAAGTGGATCATAAAATAAAAACTGCTGACTGTCATACAGGCAGTCAGCAGTTTTCACCAGTCACGAATCAGTGCTGAGGAGGAATGGGGAAACCTTTCAATGAAATAACGAAGCTTTCACCGTCTTTCTTTATTTTCGCGCCGGTATCACACCAGTCAGACGCAATACGAAAGAACTCATCACTTCCTACATTCCAGCCAAGACGTACATGCTTCACGTAGCCCGAACGCAACAGATCGCAGGCCTCTTTGTAGTCACTGGCGGTTGACAGTTGTTGTTTCATTTTCTCTTCTTCAGAAGTTTACGTAGAGCTTTGATTTCTTTAGGAGTAAAAGGAGAAACACTCTCTTCTTCCGTATGCTGATTATCAATATCCTCTTCCGATACTCCCGCCTCTTCTGCTGCTTCAAACGCCAGCAGCAGCAATTTCTCTGTGGTCACGCTTAAGTTCTCGTTATTCACTTCCGCATAGTGGCGAAGTCTTTCTTTTAGCGCTTCATCAATCTTAACATTTAATACCGCAGTAGCCATGATTGTCACTTCCCTTCGGAATAAGTGCTTTATTTAATACACGATGTTAACAATGTAATCCAGATATATATTTTTGACTTATGACAGAAAAAAGACGCCCAGAAATAAAATGACAGTCTATTATTACAGGTTTATGACATTAATATTTCATCGAAATGAAATATATATTACATCACAAATTAAAACCCTTTTAATTCTGTGGGATAGTCATGCAGGGAGGCGTAAAAACGGGAGGCATGTTGCCGGAGGCACAAATGGGTGGGGGCCCTGCCAGCTACATCCCGGCACACACGTCGTCTGCCCTGGCTGCTTCCTTCCGGACCTGACCTGGTGAACAGAGTAGCGTTGCGGGAGAACCAACAGAGCCCCCATTGAGAGCGTTGTTACCCAACGCGCTGGCGCATTATCCCTGTGCTAACGGTCAATTGCAAGCCGCCAGCAACTGGATGGTGGTTTCTTGCGCAAACAGGCGCAGCAATCGGCGCGATCTTCGTTTAACATGGCATTTCACTCATCCCCACAGGTGTATTGATGGACGAACACGACGCCTTTCCACAACGAGTGTGGCAAATTGTGGCCTCCATTCCGGAAGGCTACGTGACAACCTATGGTGACGTCGCGCGTCTTGCCGGCTCCCCCCGTGCGGCGCGTCAGGTGGGTGGCGTGCTAAAACGCCTTCCTGAAGGAAGTACATTGCCCTGGCATAGGGTTGTGAATCGTCATGGCGCCATCTCGCTGACCGGGCCGGATTTGCAGCGCCAGCGTCAGGCATTACTTTCGGAAGGGATTCAGGTGTCCGGGTCAGGACAGATCGATTTGCAGAAGTATCGCTGGGTGTACTGACCCCCTCCCCCGAAGGAGAGGGGAAATCATTACAGCTGCGTCGGCGGTGTTGGTACAGACGGTTGGTTCGTCTGTGGTGCAACAGGTACTTCGGTTTGCTGCACCGGCACCAGGTTCAGGTCGATTTTCGTCCCACCGTTGTTGATGGCTTCCTGGACCGTATCGGTAATAAACACCAGCTTACCGTTGATGGTTACCGCGGCGCTCAGAAGGATACGGGCGTTAGGCTGTACGTCTGCCGGGTTATACGGCAGCACGAAGCTAAACGGTGCCTGCTTACCTTCGGTACGCACAGCACGCTGGGCCACCACTTTCGACGGCGCGTCTGCCAGAGAAGCATCAGACAGCGTGACCGTTAATACCGCATCCGGTGGTAAAGCGACTCGCTGTTTGATCCAGATAGTACCGGAAACGTTAGGTTGCTGAATGGATTGCTGTGAAAGTGTATTGATCCCGTTTGGATCTGCTGCTGGCACCGGCACCTGGGCGCTCTTACCTGCACAGGCGGACAACGCCACCGCAATAGCTACACCACTTAGCATGGGCACGAGTTTCATTGAAGTCTCCTTATCATCAATGCACCAGCGGGATCGATCCCATCCGATGTCGTTTCAAACACATATCGTATTCAAGTGTGGCACAGATCACTGATTAATGCCTAAATTCTCCCTGATATTCAGATAATTCTACCCGTCGGACCACTTTCATTTCTGCGTTATACTTTGCCTATCTTTCGCCACGGCGTTTATTGAGGACAACTATGAGTCAGGCACTGAACAATCTGCTGACATTACTGAATCTGGAAAAAATTGAGGAAGGACTCTTTCGCGGACAGAGCGAAGATTTGGGCTTGCGTCAGGTCTTCGGCGGGCAGGTTGTAGGACAGGCACTGTACGCTGCCAAGGAGACCGTCCCGGCAGACCGTCTGGTGCACTCCTTTCACAGCTATTTTCTGCGTCCTGGCGATAGCGCAAAACCCATTGTGTACGATGTGGAAGTACTGCGTGACGGCAACAGTTTTAGCGCGCGCCGCGTGGCGGCCATTCAGAATGGCAAGCCCATCTTTTACATGACCGCCTCTTTCCAGGCACCGGAACCGGGTTATGAGCACCAGAAAGCGATGCCTGCGGCCCCGTCGCCGGATGAACTCAAATCGGAGACCGATATCGCCCGCGCGCTGGCCCACTTGCTGCCACCGCAGGTCAAAGAAAAGTTCCTCTGTGATAAACCGCTTGAGATCCGCCCGGTTGAATTCCATAACCCGATGAAAGGCCATACTGCCGAGCCAAAACGTCAGGTCTGGATCCGTGCTAATGGCACCGTACCAGAAGATTTCCGCGTTCATCAGTATCTGCTGGGCTACGCATCAGATTTCAACTTCCTGCCAGTTGCACTGCAGCCGCACGGCGTCGGATTCCTTGAAAAAGGGATGCAGGTTGCAACGATCGATCACTCGATGTGGTTCCATCGTCCATTCAATATGAACGACTGGCTGCTCTACAGCGTGGAGAGTACTTCGGCGTCAAGCGCACGCGGATTTGTACGCGGGGAGTTTTATACCCAGGATGGCGTGCTGGTCGCCTCTACGGTGCAGGAAGGGGTGATGCGTAATCGCGGGTGATGTTTGCGGCCTGATGCCCTCACCCTGGCCCTCTCCCACGGGGAGAGGGAATAAACACTAAAAACGGCAATCAGAGATTGCCGTTTTGCTGTTTATTATGCGTTATACGCATTCTCGCCGTGGCTGTTGACGTCGAGACCTTCGCGTTCCTGTTCTTCCGGTACACGCAGACCCACAGTCATATCCGCCAGTTTATAGCCAACGAAGGCCACCACAGCAGACCAGACGACGGTGATGGCGATACTTTCCAGCTGCACCAGCACCTGGTGAACCATGGTGACACCTTCTGCGTAACCCACGCCACCCAGCGATTTGGCGGCGAAGATACCGGTCATGATACAACCGACAATACCGCACACGCCGTGCACACCAAACACATCACACGGGTCATCCACACGCAGAAGACGTTTCAGCGCCGTCACACCCCACAGACCGGCCAGACCTGACACCAGGCCAACAAGCAGCGCACCACCGACACCGACGTAACCACATGCAGGCGTGATACCGACCAGACCTGCAATCGCACCAGAGCATGCGCCCAGCAGGGAAGGTTTACCGCGAACTGCCCACTCACCAAACACCCAGGAGAGGATCGCACCCGCCGTGGCCACAACCGTGTTCACGAAGGCCAGTGCAGCGATTTCGTTAGCGGCGCTTGCAGAACCGGCGTTGAAGCCGAACCAGCCAAAATAGAGGATCGCCGTACCGGTAAAGACCATCGGCAGGTTGTGTGGTTTGAACGCTTCTTTACCGAAGCCCACGCGTTTACCAATCAGGTATGCCCCTACCAGACCCGCCACCGCGGCGTTGATGTGGACAACAGTACCGCCCGCGAAATCCAGCGCGCCATGCGACGCCAGCAGACCGCCACCCCAGACCATGTGAGCAATCGGCACATAGGAGAGCGTCAGCCAGACCACCACGAAGATCAGGACCGCGGAGAAGCGAATACGCTCAGCCAGCGCCCCGACAATCAGCCCCACGGTGATACAGGCGAACGACCCCTGGAACGCGACGTGGATGTACTGATAGAAACTGCCCATTACCGCGGTCAGTTCAATGTTTTTCAACATCGCCCAGTTGAAGTTGCCGAAGAAGGCGTTACCTTCACCGAAGGCCAGAGAGTAGCCGTAGACCACCCACAGCACGCAAACCAGCGCGAACGTCACGGCAACTTGCGTCAGCATGGAGAGAACGTTTTTGCCACGGATCAGACCGCCGTAAAACAGCGCAATGCCCGGAATAGACATGAACAGCACCAGCGCGGTGCTGATCATCATAAAGGCGTTGTCGGCTTTGTCTGCCACCGCAGGGGCAGCCATTGCCAGGCCCGGCAGCAGTGCCAGCGAACCCAGACCCGTTTTGATTGTTGCTATCTTCATTTTCTCGATCCCTATCACTGTGTGCCAGGAGTTACTTACAGTGCCGCTTCGTCAGATTCGCCGGTACGGATGCGAATGACGCGCTGCAGTTCGGCAACGAAAATTTTGCCGTCGCCAATTTTGCCGGTGTAGGCCGCTTTGCTGATCACATCGATGACTTCATCGAGCTGGTCGTCTGCAATCGCGACATCAATTTTTACTTTTGGCAGGAAGTTAACGCTGTATTCCGCCCCGCGATAAAGCTCGGCATGACCCTTCTGACGACCGAAGCCTTTCACTTCGGTGACAGTCAGTCCCTGAATACCCATTGAAGACAACGCTTCACGCACGTCTTCGAGTTTGAATGGTTTGATTACCACCGTAACCAGCTTCATAGATCCCCTCCAGTCAGAATTCGGTAATGGCCGCAGCTAACACGCAGGAGACATTGCAAGGGATGTGCCAGAAATGAAAACGGAAGAGAAAAGCGGCGCAATGCGCGTTAAAAGACCATGAATAATCGACAGGTGAAAAAAAACGCACCATGGCAGTGCATGGCGCGTTTCGGTTTTGCACCAACAGTGGTGACTGTTAGCGCGTTGCCTGTTTTTGGTGCATCAGGCGCTAAGCGACTCTTCCTCACGGACGCTGGCCGCCAGCTCTTCCCCCGCCAACTGCAGCTGATACATCTGCCAGTAGCGCCCCTTCGCTTCCAGTAGCGCCCGGTGCGTACCGCGTTCAACGGCCTGCCCGCGGTGCAGCACCAGAATGGTATCTGCGTCGACAATCGTTGAAAGACGGTGCGCGATAACCACCAGCGTCGTGTGGTCACGCACGGCAGCCAGCGCCTGCTGGATCGCCTGTTCGGTACCGGAGTCGATGCTGGCCGTCGCTTCATCCAGAATCAGCACCTGTGGCGTTTCAATCAGCACACGCGCCAGCGCCAGGAGCTGTTTTTGTCCAACAGAGAGGTTATTCCCCTGCTCACCCAGCCGGGTGTTGATTCCGTCGCTAAAACCGCGGGCCAGTTCCGCCAGCTGCACTTTTTCCAGCACCGCCCACACCTGCTCCTGGGTATAGTCCCGCCCCAGCGTCACGTTGGCGTAAAACGTATCGGCCAGCACAACCGGATCTTGCTGCACCATCGCCACGCCTTTACGCAATACGCTGTGGCTGAGCGACGCCAGCGGACGTCCGTCCAGGCGAATCTCACCTTTCGTTAACGGGTAG
This region of Enterobacter cloacae complex sp. R_G8 genomic DNA includes:
- the amtB gene encoding ammonium transporter AmtB, with the translated sequence MKIATIKTGLGSLALLPGLAMAAPAVADKADNAFMMISTALVLFMSIPGIALFYGGLIRGKNVLSMLTQVAVTFALVCVLWVVYGYSLAFGEGNAFFGNFNWAMLKNIELTAVMGSFYQYIHVAFQGSFACITVGLIVGALAERIRFSAVLIFVVVWLTLSYVPIAHMVWGGGLLASHGALDFAGGTVVHINAAVAGLVGAYLIGKRVGFGKEAFKPHNLPMVFTGTAILYFGWFGFNAGSASAANEIAALAFVNTVVATAGAILSWVFGEWAVRGKPSLLGACSGAIAGLVGITPACGYVGVGGALLVGLVSGLAGLWGVTALKRLLRVDDPCDVFGVHGVCGIVGCIMTGIFAAKSLGGVGYAEGVTMVHQVLVQLESIAITVVWSAVVAFVGYKLADMTVGLRVPEEQEREGLDVNSHGENAYNA
- the tesB gene encoding acyl-CoA thioesterase II, with translation MSQALNNLLTLLNLEKIEEGLFRGQSEDLGLRQVFGGQVVGQALYAAKETVPADRLVHSFHSYFLRPGDSAKPIVYDVEVLRDGNSFSARRVAAIQNGKPIFYMTASFQAPEPGYEHQKAMPAAPSPDELKSETDIARALAHLLPPQVKEKFLCDKPLEIRPVEFHNPMKGHTAEPKRQVWIRANGTVPEDFRVHQYLLGYASDFNFLPVALQPHGVGFLEKGMQVATIDHSMWFHRPFNMNDWLLYSVESTSASSARGFVRGEFYTQDGVLVASTVQEGVMRNRG
- the glnK gene encoding P-II family nitrogen regulator, producing the protein MKLVTVVIKPFKLEDVREALSSMGIQGLTVTEVKGFGRQKGHAELYRGAEYSVNFLPKVKIDVAIADDQLDEVIDVISKAAYTGKIGDGKIFVAELQRVIRIRTGESDEAAL
- a CDS encoding PLP-dependent aminotransferase family protein, with the protein product MSSRRFGSQSLVRLLGHWQQTPSRTPLWRQLADALRLLILDGRLALSTRLPGERELATALDVSRTTISSALAHLREEGYLESRHGSGSRVILPDTRAVPTLSAASAALDLSTAALNAGPEIHQAYTWALTAITQHLALTGYDQLGLAALREAIAARYTARGLPTRADEVMVVNGAVSGFALVLRMMTGPGDRVVVDHPTYPLAIAAIEGALCRPVGVSLPETGWDTDGFAATLAQTAPHLAYLMPDFHNPTGRCMDIATRQAITDIAANTRTTLVVDETMVDLWFEAPPPPPLASFNPQATVITLGSAGKSFWGGLRLGWIRASSRTIATLAQTRDTLDLGSPLLEQLATLWLINNSETFLPARRKMLTERRDRCGELLREHFPQWRFQEAEGGLSYWIELPGMQATQLAARAEMLGINLGTGTRFGLSGAFDRYLRMPFSLEPAELEQALLRIKPLWLALNKTAPSIKRSLV
- a CDS encoding YbaY family lipoprotein — translated: MKLVPMLSGVAIAVALSACAGKSAQVPVPAADPNGINTLSQQSIQQPNVSGTIWIKQRVALPPDAVLTVTLSDASLADAPSKVVAQRAVRTEGKQAPFSFVLPYNPADVQPNARILLSAAVTINGKLVFITDTVQEAINNGGTKIDLNLVPVQQTEVPVAPQTNQPSVPTPPTQL